From the Ruania alkalisoli genome, one window contains:
- the nuoH gene encoding NADH-quinone oxidoreductase subunit NuoH — protein MTPPTVPVLASAGADFSADTIGLVFIKAAAILVFLLLSVLFALWFERRIIGRFQQRLGPNVRGPFGLVQSIPDALKLLLKEDITVKGADKVIYRIAPMISVFCAFMIFAIIPFGPAVQIPFTDIITPLQLTDLPVSVLYFLGIAGLGVYGIVLGGWSSGSTYPLLGSVRSTAQVISYELAMSLSLVSVLIVAGSMSTSEIVNSQTQLWWSVALAPAFVIYLISMTGEVNRLPFDLPEAEGELVAGYTTEYSSMKFAWFFLAEYINMLNVSAIATTLFMGGWRAPWPLSAINDGMFNEGWWPLLWFLIKLWGFMFFFVWLRATLLRFRYDQFMNLGWKVLIPVALAWVVGVAVIQGVRQFTDISLQTLLFALAGALVLFAVVLLLIPEKKPAAGASAATAGGSGTPGSRKSATAEAEAFDAFAGGYPVPPLPGQSLPPSPRRAKVTAPADAGPATDKENTDG, from the coding sequence ATGACCCCGCCGACCGTTCCCGTCCTCGCCTCGGCGGGTGCGGACTTCTCGGCCGACACCATCGGCCTGGTGTTCATCAAGGCCGCGGCCATCCTGGTGTTCCTGCTGCTCTCGGTGCTGTTCGCGCTGTGGTTCGAACGCCGTATCATCGGCCGTTTCCAGCAGCGGCTCGGACCGAACGTGCGCGGCCCGTTCGGCCTCGTGCAGTCGATCCCGGACGCCTTGAAGCTCCTGCTCAAGGAGGACATCACCGTCAAGGGCGCGGACAAGGTGATCTACCGGATCGCCCCGATGATCTCGGTGTTCTGCGCGTTCATGATCTTCGCGATCATCCCGTTCGGCCCCGCCGTGCAGATCCCGTTCACCGACATCATCACCCCGCTGCAGCTGACGGACCTGCCGGTGTCCGTGCTGTACTTCCTCGGTATCGCCGGACTCGGCGTGTACGGCATCGTGCTCGGTGGCTGGTCCTCGGGCTCCACGTACCCGCTGCTCGGTTCCGTGCGCTCCACGGCGCAGGTCATCTCCTACGAGCTGGCGATGAGCCTGTCCCTGGTCAGCGTGCTGATCGTCGCCGGGTCGATGTCCACCTCCGAGATCGTGAACTCGCAGACCCAGTTGTGGTGGTCGGTCGCGCTCGCGCCGGCCTTCGTCATCTATCTGATCTCGATGACCGGTGAGGTGAACCGGCTCCCGTTCGACCTGCCCGAGGCAGAGGGGGAGCTGGTTGCCGGGTACACGACCGAGTACTCGTCGATGAAGTTCGCCTGGTTCTTCCTGGCCGAGTACATCAACATGCTGAATGTCTCGGCGATCGCGACCACGCTGTTCATGGGCGGGTGGCGCGCTCCGTGGCCGCTCTCGGCGATCAACGACGGCATGTTCAATGAGGGCTGGTGGCCACTGCTGTGGTTCCTCATCAAGCTCTGGGGCTTCATGTTCTTCTTCGTGTGGCTGCGCGCAACCCTGCTGCGGTTCCGCTACGACCAGTTCATGAACCTGGGCTGGAAGGTGCTGATCCCCGTCGCGCTCGCCTGGGTGGTCGGCGTCGCAGTGATCCAGGGCGTGCGTCAGTTCACCGACATCAGCCTCCAGACGTTGCTCTTCGCACTAGCCGGCGCTCTGGTGCTCTTCGCGGTCGTCCTGCTGCTGATTCCGGAAAAGAAACCAGCAGCCGGTGCGTCCGCTGCGACGGCCGGCGGATCCGGAACCCCGGGGTCGCGGAAGTCCGCGACGGCGGAGGCGGAGGCGTTCGACGCATTCGCCGGCGGCTACCCGGTCCCGCCGCTACCGGGCCAGAGCCTTCCTCCCTCGCCCCGCCGGGCGAAGGTGACCGCGCCGGCCGACGCCGGACCCGCCACCGACAAGGAGAACACCGATGGCTGA
- the nuoE gene encoding NADH-quinone oxidoreductase subunit NuoE, whose translation MATSMTSYPDDVAERLAQDAQQILARYPEPRSALLPLLHLVQSEDGYVSPAGIGFCADVLDLSRASVSAVATFYSQYKRHPNGTYTVGVCTNTLCAVMGGDAIFDHLAAKLGIGHDETTEDGTITLERVECNAACDYAPVMVINWEFFDNQTPTTAAETVDKLLAGEPVAPSRGADRVATFKEVSRVLAGFEDGHADEGPGAGHASLVGLELARKNGWRVPGEEEAGEAAGPQVAAQAAASGTDPVGDEGSSAEREPRTPGDADADPVKSTDEEGTDS comes from the coding sequence ATGGCCACATCCATGACCAGCTATCCCGACGACGTCGCCGAGCGCCTGGCGCAGGACGCGCAGCAGATCCTCGCGCGCTACCCGGAGCCACGGTCGGCGCTGCTGCCGCTGCTTCATCTGGTCCAGTCGGAGGACGGCTACGTCAGCCCGGCCGGGATCGGGTTCTGCGCCGACGTGCTGGATCTCTCCCGGGCCTCCGTCTCCGCGGTGGCCACCTTCTACAGCCAGTACAAGCGCCACCCCAATGGCACCTACACCGTGGGCGTGTGCACGAACACGCTGTGTGCCGTCATGGGGGGTGACGCCATCTTCGACCACCTCGCGGCGAAGCTGGGGATCGGGCACGACGAGACCACCGAGGATGGCACCATCACGCTCGAGCGGGTGGAGTGCAACGCGGCGTGCGACTACGCGCCGGTGATGGTGATCAACTGGGAGTTCTTCGACAACCAGACGCCCACGACGGCAGCGGAGACTGTGGACAAGCTCCTCGCCGGTGAGCCGGTGGCACCCTCACGTGGAGCCGACCGGGTCGCGACCTTCAAGGAGGTCTCCCGGGTGCTGGCCGGGTTCGAGGACGGTCACGCCGACGAGGGCCCGGGAGCCGGCCACGCCAGTCTCGTCGGGCTCGAACTGGCCCGCAAGAACGGCTGGCGAGTTCCCGGCGAGGAGGAGGCCGGGGAGGCCGCGGGTCCGCAGGTGGCAGCGCAGGCCGCTGCCAGCGGCACGGACCCGGTCGGTGACGAGGGCTCCAGTGCCGAGCGGGAGCCGCGCACCCCTGGAGATGCCGACGCTGACCCGGTGAAGAGCACCGACGAGGAGGGTACGGACTCGTGA
- a CDS encoding NADH-quinone oxidoreductase subunit G, giving the protein MTATTSTATSAVTKPEEVTLTIDGVEVSVPKGTLVIRAAEQIGVQIPRFCDHPLLKPAGACRQCLVEVAAPDREGNVRPMPKPQASCTLEVMPGMQVSTQHSSEVAEKAQRGQIEFLLINHPLDCPVCDKGGECPLQNQALSNGSGSSRFTGIKRTFPKPIKISTQVLLDRDRCILCQRCTRFSDEIAGDPFIDLQGRGGGTPGSDEHGLPAQQIGRFDEAILGFAGGEQAPDGDTVGPGGQPSLAAGTGESTPTLGEAALDASGRPFASYFSGNTIQICPVGALTSAAYRFRSRPFDLVSSPSIAEHDACGSAIRIDHRRGVVLRRLAGDDPAVNEEWITDKDRFAHPWQSAPDRLTSPLVRDEESGELVPTSWSEAVHLAAQALTSAHGRVGVLPGGRLTVEDAYAWSKFARVVLGTNDLDFRARAHSAEEADFLAHRVAGSTMEVTFGDLERAGEVLLVGLEPEEEAGTIFLRLRKGVLAGGVHVSSIAPLTTRGASKLRADVFHTVPGSEAAVLTGLAEGATEADGVELGDLAERLRGGVILAGERLATVPGGFTALQRLAEASGARVAWVPRRAGDRGAVEVGLLPGLLPGARPVSDAQARVDVAAAWGVESLPSTPGRDLTAILEAARDGDLGALLVGGVHVEDLPDPALAEAALAAVGTVVQLEVRRSAVTEHADVVLPVAPPTHKAGTFLTWEGRPRAFAAVFEDHSLSDARVLDMVARAAGVDLGARSLDDLYAELAEFSGWDGERAGAPQVSPGPGHQPGSMAPGTAVLATWRLQLDSGRGQDGEPHLAGTQRRPVAHLSAATAAEIGVAEGQLLRVAGPAGSIDLPASIVAMPDRVVWLPQHSPGSSVHRMLGTGAPGVVDLSVPTSEVQR; this is encoded by the coding sequence ATGACCGCCACGACCAGTACTGCCACCTCCGCGGTCACCAAGCCGGAGGAGGTCACCCTCACCATCGACGGTGTCGAGGTGTCTGTGCCCAAGGGCACGCTGGTGATCCGTGCGGCCGAGCAGATCGGGGTCCAGATCCCGCGGTTCTGCGACCACCCGCTGCTCAAGCCTGCCGGCGCCTGCCGGCAGTGCCTGGTGGAGGTGGCCGCACCGGACCGGGAGGGCAACGTCCGCCCGATGCCCAAGCCCCAGGCCTCCTGCACCCTGGAGGTGATGCCGGGGATGCAGGTGAGCACCCAGCACTCCTCGGAGGTGGCAGAGAAGGCGCAGCGTGGACAGATCGAGTTCCTCCTGATCAACCACCCGCTCGACTGCCCCGTCTGCGACAAGGGCGGTGAGTGCCCGCTGCAGAACCAGGCGTTGTCCAACGGCAGCGGAAGCTCCCGGTTCACCGGGATCAAGCGCACGTTCCCGAAGCCGATCAAGATCTCCACCCAGGTCCTCCTCGACCGTGACCGGTGCATCCTGTGCCAGCGGTGCACCCGATTCTCCGATGAGATCGCCGGGGACCCGTTCATCGATCTGCAGGGTCGCGGTGGTGGCACGCCAGGCAGTGACGAGCACGGGCTTCCGGCCCAGCAGATCGGCCGGTTCGATGAAGCGATCCTCGGCTTCGCCGGCGGTGAGCAGGCCCCTGACGGCGACACCGTGGGTCCGGGTGGTCAGCCCTCCCTGGCAGCCGGGACCGGTGAGAGCACCCCGACCCTCGGGGAAGCGGCACTGGATGCCTCCGGGCGTCCCTTCGCCTCCTACTTCTCCGGCAACACGATCCAGATCTGCCCGGTCGGAGCACTGACGTCGGCGGCCTACCGGTTCCGTTCCCGTCCGTTCGACCTGGTCTCCTCACCCTCGATCGCCGAGCACGATGCGTGCGGAAGCGCGATCCGTATCGACCACCGGCGCGGTGTGGTGCTGCGCCGTCTGGCCGGCGACGACCCGGCCGTGAACGAGGAGTGGATCACCGACAAGGACCGCTTCGCGCACCCGTGGCAGAGCGCGCCGGACCGTCTCACCAGCCCACTGGTCCGGGACGAGGAGTCGGGCGAGCTGGTTCCCACGAGCTGGTCCGAGGCGGTGCACCTGGCGGCACAGGCACTGACGAGCGCCCACGGGCGGGTCGGCGTGCTACCTGGTGGGCGGCTCACGGTCGAGGATGCCTACGCGTGGTCGAAGTTCGCCCGCGTGGTGCTGGGCACCAACGACCTCGACTTCCGTGCCCGGGCGCACTCGGCCGAAGAGGCCGACTTCCTCGCCCACCGCGTGGCCGGTTCGACGATGGAGGTCACCTTCGGCGACCTGGAGCGCGCGGGCGAGGTGTTGCTCGTCGGACTCGAGCCGGAGGAAGAAGCGGGCACGATCTTCCTGCGACTGCGCAAGGGCGTGCTGGCCGGGGGAGTGCACGTCAGCTCCATCGCACCGCTGACCACACGCGGGGCGTCGAAGCTGCGGGCGGACGTGTTCCACACCGTTCCCGGCTCCGAAGCAGCCGTGCTGACGGGCTTGGCCGAAGGCGCCACCGAGGCGGACGGCGTCGAGCTGGGTGACCTCGCCGAGCGCCTGCGAGGAGGAGTCATCCTCGCCGGAGAGCGGCTCGCGACCGTGCCGGGTGGCTTCACCGCCCTGCAACGACTGGCCGAGGCCTCCGGCGCTCGGGTGGCGTGGGTGCCGCGGCGCGCCGGTGACCGGGGCGCGGTCGAGGTCGGACTGCTGCCCGGGCTGCTTCCAGGCGCCCGCCCTGTCTCCGATGCGCAGGCACGCGTGGATGTCGCAGCCGCGTGGGGCGTCGAATCGTTGCCGAGCACCCCTGGCCGCGATCTGACGGCGATCCTTGAGGCTGCACGCGATGGTGACCTCGGCGCTCTGCTCGTCGGTGGCGTCCACGTCGAGGACCTCCCGGACCCGGCCCTGGCGGAGGCGGCCCTGGCCGCCGTCGGCACGGTGGTCCAGCTCGAGGTGCGACGCTCCGCCGTCACCGAGCATGCCGACGTGGTGCTACCGGTGGCGCCACCCACGCACAAGGCGGGCACCTTCCTGACCTGGGAGGGCCGGCCGCGGGCGTTCGCCGCGGTCTTCGAGGACCACTCCCTCAGCGATGCGCGCGTGCTGGATATGGTCGCCCGGGCCGCCGGCGTCGATCTCGGCGCCCGGAGCCTCGACGACCTCTATGCCGAGCTCGCGGAGTTCAGCGGCTGGGACGGTGAGCGTGCCGGTGCGCCCCAGGTGTCGCCCGGACCGGGTCATCAGCCTGGGAGCATGGCTCCGGGGACGGCAGTACTCGCGACGTGGCGTCTGCAGCTCGACTCCGGCCGCGGTCAGGACGGCGAACCACACCTGGCCGGCACCCAACGCCGGCCCGTGGCGCACCTGTCCGCCGCGACGGCCGCCGAGATCGGTGTGGCCGAGGGGCAGCTCCTGCGGGTCGCCGGACCAGCCGGCTCGATCGACCTGCCGGCCTCGATCGTGGCGATGCCCGACCGTGTGGTCTGGCTGCCGCAGCACTCACCAGGATCCTCGGTGCACCGCATGCTCGGTACGGGTGCGCCAGGCGTCGTGGACCTGTCCGTCCCCACCTCGGAGGTGCAGCGATGA
- a CDS encoding NuoB/complex I 20 kDa subunit family protein — protein MGLEDKLPAGFMLGKVEDLVGWVRSSSMWPVTMGLACCAIEMMATGTSRFDISRFGMEVFRASPRQADLMIVSGRLSHKMAPVIRSVYDQMSDPKWVISMGVCASSGGMFNNYAIVQGVDHVLPVDVYLPGCPPRPEMLINAILELHEQVVKQEPLGPNRAEVRAKVEAAALEATPTHQMKGLLA, from the coding sequence ATGGGACTTGAAGACAAGCTTCCGGCAGGATTCATGCTCGGCAAGGTCGAGGACCTGGTCGGGTGGGTCCGGTCATCGTCCATGTGGCCTGTCACGATGGGCCTGGCGTGCTGCGCTATCGAGATGATGGCGACGGGGACATCGCGCTTCGACATCTCCCGGTTCGGGATGGAGGTCTTTCGTGCCTCGCCGCGCCAGGCCGACCTGATGATCGTCTCGGGACGTCTCAGCCACAAGATGGCACCGGTGATCCGCTCGGTCTACGACCAGATGTCGGACCCGAAATGGGTGATCTCGATGGGGGTGTGTGCCTCCTCGGGCGGGATGTTCAACAACTACGCGATCGTGCAGGGGGTCGACCACGTGCTCCCGGTGGACGTCTACCTGCCGGGCTGCCCGCCGCGGCCGGAGATGCTGATCAACGCCATCCTGGAGCTGCACGAGCAGGTGGTGAAGCAGGAGCCGCTGGGCCCCAACCGCGCTGAGGTACGTGCCAAGGTCGAGGCCGCGGCGCTCGAGGCGACACCGACGCACCAGATGAAGGGGTTGTTGGCGTGA
- a CDS encoding NADH-quinone oxidoreductase subunit D, which produces MSTPSSTSRPTATGPAGDTGGAREYTATGGDWDEISADAMANPDERIVVNMGPQHPSTHGVLRLVLEIEGETVTEARGGIGFLHTGIEKNMEYRTWTQGVTYCTRMDYVAPLFQEVGYCLAVEKLLDITDDVPERATLIRVMMMELNRVASHLIALGTGGNELGATTMMTIAFTAREDILKIFESITGLRMNHAYIRPGGVAVDLPPGATQMVREYIPQIRDRIGQLEKLALKNPIFLGRLQGVGYLPLAGAMALGAAGPILRSAGLPFDLRKSQPYCGYETYDFDVPTHTDADSYARVVLRFKEMRESLKIVQQVLSRLEAQDRKGKHPVMVADKRIAWPAQLSVGSDGQGNSLDHIRQIMGSSMEALIHHFKLVTEGFRVPAGQVYQQIEHPKGVLGVHLVSDGGTRPYRAHFRDPSFNNLQTLGMMCEGGTIADVVVAVASIDPVMGGVDR; this is translated from the coding sequence ATGTCCACTCCATCCTCCACGTCCCGGCCCACCGCCACCGGTCCTGCCGGTGATACCGGCGGCGCACGTGAGTACACCGCGACCGGTGGCGACTGGGACGAGATCAGCGCCGATGCGATGGCGAACCCGGATGAGCGCATCGTCGTCAACATGGGTCCTCAGCACCCGTCCACGCACGGGGTGCTGCGGCTCGTTCTCGAGATCGAGGGCGAGACGGTCACCGAGGCGCGCGGCGGGATCGGCTTCCTGCACACCGGCATCGAGAAGAACATGGAGTACCGCACCTGGACCCAGGGGGTGACGTACTGCACTCGCATGGACTACGTGGCCCCGCTGTTCCAGGAGGTCGGGTACTGCCTGGCCGTGGAGAAGCTGCTCGACATCACCGACGACGTCCCGGAGCGAGCCACGCTCATCCGGGTGATGATGATGGAGCTCAACCGGGTGGCCTCCCACCTGATCGCCCTCGGGACCGGCGGGAACGAGCTCGGCGCCACCACCATGATGACGATCGCGTTCACCGCGCGTGAGGACATCCTGAAGATCTTCGAGTCGATCACCGGGCTGCGGATGAATCACGCCTACATCCGCCCCGGCGGCGTGGCGGTCGATCTGCCGCCCGGTGCCACCCAGATGGTGCGCGAGTACATCCCGCAGATCCGCGACCGAATCGGCCAGCTGGAGAAGCTCGCGCTGAAGAACCCGATCTTCCTCGGACGGCTTCAGGGTGTGGGATACCTGCCTCTCGCCGGTGCCATGGCGCTCGGCGCCGCCGGACCGATCCTGCGCTCGGCCGGACTGCCCTTCGACCTGCGCAAGTCGCAGCCATACTGCGGCTACGAGACCTACGACTTCGACGTTCCCACTCACACCGACGCCGATTCCTACGCCCGCGTCGTGCTCCGCTTCAAGGAGATGCGGGAGTCGTTGAAGATCGTCCAGCAGGTCCTCAGCCGGCTGGAGGCGCAGGACCGCAAGGGCAAACATCCGGTGATGGTCGCCGACAAGCGCATCGCCTGGCCCGCCCAGCTCTCGGTGGGCAGTGACGGTCAGGGCAACTCACTGGACCACATCCGGCAGATCATGGGGTCCTCGATGGAGGCGCTCATCCACCACTTCAAGCTGGTGACCGAGGGCTTCCGCGTCCCGGCCGGGCAGGTCTACCAGCAGATCGAGCACCCCAAGGGCGTGCTCGGGGTACACCTCGTCTCCGACGGCGGAACTCGCCCCTACCGCGCGCATTTCCGTGACCCGTCGTTCAACAACCTGCAGACCCTCGGGATGATGTGCGAGGGCGGCACGATCGCCGACGTGGTCGTCGCCGTCGCCTCGATCGACCCGGTGATGGGAGGGGTGGACCGCTGA
- the nuoI gene encoding NADH-quinone oxidoreductase subunit NuoI, whose product MADSTGKGRGRSPEPRTTKTAMGATHDVQNFDVDSDEDKNALEEFFAPVAGFGVTMASLFRPVVTEQYPFEKKPTAPRYHGRHQLNRHPDGLEKCIGCELCAWACPADAIYVEAGNNTPEAQYAPGERYGKVYQINYLRCIFCGLCIEACPTRALTMTNDYELADTTREKMIFEKDQLLAPLRSGMLSAPHPMVEGTTDGDYYRGAVTGPTPEQVDWVREHRPEDPSLESAADPGRAQGGKR is encoded by the coding sequence ATGGCTGACTCCACGGGCAAGGGGCGCGGGCGTAGTCCCGAGCCGCGCACCACGAAGACGGCGATGGGAGCAACCCACGACGTCCAGAACTTCGATGTCGACAGCGACGAGGACAAGAACGCGCTCGAGGAGTTCTTCGCTCCGGTCGCCGGTTTCGGCGTCACGATGGCCTCCCTTTTCCGGCCGGTGGTCACCGAGCAGTACCCGTTCGAGAAGAAGCCCACGGCGCCGCGGTACCACGGCCGGCACCAGCTCAACCGTCACCCGGACGGACTGGAGAAGTGCATCGGGTGCGAGCTGTGCGCTTGGGCATGCCCGGCAGACGCGATCTACGTCGAGGCGGGCAATAACACCCCGGAAGCCCAGTACGCCCCGGGCGAGCGGTACGGCAAGGTCTACCAGATCAACTATCTGCGCTGTATCTTCTGCGGGCTCTGCATCGAGGCCTGCCCCACCCGCGCACTGACGATGACCAACGACTACGAGTTGGCCGACACCACCCGCGAGAAGATGATCTTCGAGAAGGATCAGCTGCTCGCGCCGCTACGGTCGGGCATGCTCTCGGCTCCCCACCCGATGGTCGAGGGGACCACCGACGGCGACTACTACCGCGGTGCGGTCACCGGCCCCACGCCCGAGCAGGTCGACTGGGTCCGCGAGCACCGGCCGGAGGATCCGAGCCTCGAGTCCGCGGCCGATCCGGGCCGGGCGCAGGGAGGAAAGCGATGA
- the nuoF gene encoding NADH-quinone oxidoreductase subunit NuoF, translated as MSTLAPVLSDLWDAPQSWKLDTYVSRNGYDGLRKAMETDPAELITMVKDSGLRGRGGAGFPTGLKWSFLPKPDGGPRYLVVNADESEPGTCKDIPLMMANPHALIEGVAITSVAIGCHHAFIYLRGEVVHVYRRLLAAVREAKEAGYLGSDVLGTGYDLEVTVHAGAGAYICGEETALLDSLEGRRGQPRLKPPFPAVAGLYARPTVVNNVESIASVPGIVRRGADWFASMGTEKSKGHGLFSLSGHVARPGQYEAPLGITFRELLDMAGGIRDGHELKFWTPGGSSTPILTAEHLDVVLDYESVGAAGSMLATRALQVFDETTSVVRCVSRWIDFYQHESCGKCTPCREGTFWLKQILQRLEAGEGTESDIDLLLDVAGNIEGRSFCALGDAAATPVKSAIKHFRDEFEQGLHTPAWELFPYEANAAFTGVSS; from the coding sequence GTGAGCACCCTGGCACCCGTCCTGAGCGACCTGTGGGACGCCCCGCAGTCGTGGAAGCTGGACACCTACGTCTCCCGGAACGGCTATGACGGTCTGCGCAAGGCCATGGAGACCGATCCGGCGGAGCTGATCACGATGGTCAAGGACTCCGGTCTGCGCGGACGAGGCGGCGCCGGCTTCCCGACCGGCCTGAAGTGGTCGTTCCTGCCCAAGCCGGACGGCGGACCGCGCTACCTGGTGGTCAACGCCGACGAGTCCGAGCCGGGAACCTGCAAGGACATCCCGCTGATGATGGCCAACCCGCACGCGCTGATCGAAGGGGTGGCGATCACCTCGGTGGCGATCGGGTGCCACCACGCCTTCATCTACCTGCGCGGTGAGGTCGTGCACGTCTACCGGCGCCTGCTCGCGGCCGTACGGGAGGCGAAGGAAGCCGGCTACCTGGGCTCCGACGTCCTCGGCACGGGCTACGACCTGGAGGTCACGGTGCACGCGGGCGCCGGCGCCTACATCTGTGGCGAGGAGACGGCGCTGCTGGACTCCCTCGAAGGCCGGCGCGGGCAACCGCGCCTCAAGCCCCCGTTCCCCGCGGTCGCCGGGCTCTACGCCCGCCCCACGGTGGTGAACAACGTCGAGAGCATCGCCTCGGTCCCCGGGATCGTGCGCCGCGGCGCCGACTGGTTCGCCTCGATGGGCACCGAGAAGTCCAAGGGGCACGGGCTGTTCTCCCTCTCCGGGCACGTGGCCCGGCCGGGCCAGTACGAGGCGCCGCTGGGGATCACCTTCCGTGAGCTGCTGGACATGGCCGGGGGAATCCGGGACGGACACGAGCTGAAGTTCTGGACGCCGGGTGGCTCGTCCACGCCGATCCTCACGGCCGAGCACCTCGACGTCGTTCTCGACTATGAATCGGTCGGAGCAGCCGGTTCCATGCTCGCCACCCGCGCACTGCAGGTCTTCGACGAGACCACCTCGGTGGTGCGCTGCGTGAGCCGGTGGATCGACTTCTACCAGCACGAGTCCTGCGGCAAGTGCACCCCCTGCCGGGAGGGCACCTTCTGGCTGAAGCAGATCCTGCAGCGGCTCGAAGCAGGTGAGGGCACCGAGTCCGATATCGACCTGCTGCTGGACGTCGCGGGCAACATCGAAGGCCGTTCGTTCTGCGCGCTGGGCGATGCTGCGGCCACGCCTGTCAAGAGTGCCATCAAGCACTTCCGGGACGAGTTCGAGCAGGGGTTGCATACCCCGGCCTGGGAGCTCTTCCCCTACGAAGCCAACGCCGCGTTCACGGGAGTCTCCTCATGA
- a CDS encoding NADH-quinone oxidoreductase subunit J produces MTEQLVLSTGEAVLFWVLAPLMVLGALALLFARRPVHIAVSIAGVMVALAVLYIALEAPFLGVAQVVVYTGAVMMLFLFVIMLVGVDSTESLTETLAGQRWIAVVGGLGLVALMIAIVTRATFGSPVGLEAANADTNPVGVARLIFGDYVFPFELTAALLITAALGALVLSHRRRLGPKRGQRETVEKKLATFAESGSATAVVSAPGPGVYARTNSADMPALAATGETLDASVTTVLRVRGQVLRDEEAAAQTGRVAMIASGLPMLDTTDEAQLEAETPETDGTATESEGATGTEPAERGHADQDEAGTLLPETDEGDER; encoded by the coding sequence ATGACCGAGCAGCTCGTGCTCTCCACGGGTGAGGCAGTCCTGTTCTGGGTGCTTGCTCCGCTGATGGTGCTGGGTGCCCTCGCTCTGCTGTTCGCGCGGCGTCCCGTGCACATCGCCGTCAGTATCGCCGGCGTCATGGTCGCTCTCGCCGTCCTCTACATCGCGCTCGAGGCCCCGTTCCTGGGCGTGGCGCAGGTCGTGGTCTACACCGGCGCGGTCATGATGCTGTTCCTGTTCGTCATCATGCTCGTGGGTGTCGATTCCACGGAGTCCCTCACCGAGACACTCGCTGGGCAGCGATGGATCGCGGTCGTTGGCGGCCTCGGACTGGTGGCGTTGATGATCGCCATCGTCACCCGGGCGACGTTCGGCAGCCCCGTTGGTCTGGAGGCCGCGAACGCGGATACGAACCCGGTGGGTGTGGCCCGGCTGATCTTCGGCGACTATGTCTTCCCGTTCGAGCTCACCGCCGCTTTACTCATCACGGCTGCGCTAGGCGCACTCGTGCTCAGCCACCGCCGCCGGCTCGGCCCCAAGCGTGGCCAGCGCGAGACCGTGGAGAAGAAGCTCGCCACCTTCGCCGAGAGTGGCTCGGCGACTGCGGTGGTCTCGGCACCCGGGCCCGGCGTCTACGCACGCACGAACTCGGCGGACATGCCGGCGCTGGCGGCCACAGGTGAGACGCTCGACGCATCCGTGACCACGGTGCTGCGGGTTCGCGGGCAAGTGCTGCGGGACGAGGAGGCTGCAGCGCAGACGGGCCGGGTGGCAATGATCGCATCAGGTCTGCCGATGCTCGACACCACCGACGAGGCCCAGCTCGAGGCCGAGACTCCCGAGACCGATGGAACGGCCACTGAGTCCGAGGGAGCCACTGGGACTGAACCCGCCGAGCGTGGCCACGCAGACCAGGACGAGGCCGGCACGTTGTTGCCGGAGACCGACGAGGGGGATGAGCGATGA
- a CDS encoding NADH-quinone oxidoreductase subunit C: MEQVSESTGRAPLDVVEVREGMFGVRGSGDTSGFGGLRRVVALPGPSQRPYGSYFDEVVDVLAEVLGEAGVDYDDAVEKVVVFRDECTLFVRREHLPLVARSLRDDQDLRFELCLGVSGVHYPEDEGRELHAVYPLFSVTHNRAIRLEVAVPDADPHIPSIIDTYPANDWHEREVWDFFGVIFDGHPSLARIQMPDDWPGHPQRKDYPLGGIPVEYKGATVPSPDNRRSYN; the protein is encoded by the coding sequence CTGGAGCAGGTGTCGGAGTCGACCGGTCGGGCACCGCTGGACGTCGTCGAGGTCCGTGAGGGCATGTTCGGCGTCCGTGGAAGTGGTGACACGTCCGGCTTCGGCGGCTTGCGCCGGGTCGTGGCGCTTCCCGGACCGAGTCAGCGACCCTATGGCAGCTACTTCGACGAGGTGGTTGACGTCCTCGCCGAGGTGCTCGGTGAGGCCGGCGTGGACTACGACGACGCCGTCGAGAAGGTGGTGGTGTTCCGGGACGAGTGCACGTTGTTCGTGCGCCGCGAGCATCTTCCGCTGGTCGCGCGATCGCTGCGCGATGACCAGGACCTCCGGTTCGAGCTGTGCCTGGGCGTCTCCGGCGTGCACTACCCGGAGGACGAGGGGCGTGAGCTGCATGCGGTGTACCCGCTGTTCTCGGTGACGCACAACCGCGCGATCCGTCTCGAGGTCGCTGTGCCCGACGCGGACCCGCACATTCCGTCGATCATCGACACCTACCCAGCCAACGACTGGCACGAGCGCGAGGTGTGGGACTTCTTCGGCGTCATTTTCGACGGCCACCCGTCGCTGGCGCGTATCCAGATGCCCGACGACTGGCCCGGTCACCCACAGCGTAAGGACTACCCGCTGGGCGGGATCCCGGTCGAGTACAAGGGCGCCACGGTGCCCTCCCCGGACAACCGGAGGTCGTACAACTGA